A portion of the Calothrix sp. 336/3 genome contains these proteins:
- the speA gene encoding biosynthetic arginine decarboxylase: MRVESTATSEEVVKPPSNGKKAEMKHPKHKKLLLPAASEEGSRTWKIEDSEALYRIEGWGQPYFSINAAGHVTVSPKGDRGGSLDLFELVNALKQRNLGLPLLIRFSDILEDRIERLNSCFAKAIARYNYPGVYRGVFPVKCNQQRHLIEDLVRFGKPHQFGLEAGSKPELMIALALLDTPGALLVCNGYKDREYIETAMLAQRLGQTPIIVLEQVEEVDLVIEVSRQLGIQPIVGVRAKLSTQGMGRWGTSSGDRAKFGLTIPEIIQAVDKLRDANLLGSLQLLHFHVGSQISAINVIKDAIQEASRIYVELAALGADMKYLDVGGGLGVDYDGSQTNFYASKNYNMQNYANDIVAELKDTCTERNIAVPTLISESGRAIASHQSVLIFDVLSTSEIIAETPEPPKEGEPPVITYLWETYQSINDENFQEFYHDAAQFKEEAISRFNLGILTLTERAKAERLYWACCHKILSIIRKLDYVPDELEDLEKIMASIYYVNLSVFQSAPDCWAIDQLFPIMPIHRLSEEPNRRGILADLTCDSDGKIDRFIDLRDVKSVLELHEFQPGEPYYLGMFLNGAYQEIMGNLHNLFGDTNAVHIQLTPKGYQIEHVVKGDTMSEVVSYVQYDSEDMVENIRQRCEKALEEKRITLAESQRLLQTYEQSLRRYTYLYP, translated from the coding sequence ATGCGTGTTGAGTCAACTGCTACATCAGAAGAGGTGGTGAAACCTCCATCCAATGGTAAAAAAGCTGAAATGAAGCATCCCAAGCACAAGAAATTGTTGCTACCTGCTGCCAGTGAAGAAGGTTCTCGTACCTGGAAGATAGAAGATAGCGAAGCTTTGTACCGTATTGAGGGTTGGGGACAACCTTATTTTTCCATTAATGCTGCTGGTCATGTCACCGTTTCTCCCAAAGGCGATCGCGGTGGTTCTTTGGATTTGTTTGAGCTAGTCAATGCATTGAAGCAACGGAATTTAGGTTTACCCTTGCTGATTCGGTTTTCTGATATTTTAGAAGACCGGATAGAACGGTTAAATTCTTGTTTTGCTAAGGCGATCGCTCGGTATAATTACCCTGGTGTTTACCGTGGGGTTTTCCCTGTCAAGTGTAATCAGCAGCGTCATTTGATCGAAGATTTAGTACGTTTTGGTAAACCCCATCAATTTGGATTAGAAGCTGGTTCTAAGCCAGAGTTGATGATTGCTCTAGCATTGTTAGATACCCCCGGTGCTTTGCTTGTTTGCAATGGCTACAAAGACCGAGAATACATCGAAACCGCGATGTTAGCACAGAGACTCGGACAAACACCGATTATCGTGCTAGAGCAGGTAGAAGAGGTTGATTTAGTTATTGAAGTCAGTCGTCAGTTGGGAATTCAACCGATTGTCGGGGTGCGAGCAAAACTCAGTACCCAGGGAATGGGACGTTGGGGGACTTCCAGTGGCGATCGCGCGAAGTTTGGCTTAACAATTCCGGAAATTATCCAAGCAGTTGATAAGTTACGGGATGCAAACCTGTTAGGTTCCTTGCAGCTACTGCATTTCCACGTCGGTTCTCAAATCTCCGCAATTAATGTCATCAAAGATGCAATCCAAGAAGCTAGTCGAATTTATGTCGAATTAGCAGCCTTGGGTGCAGACATGAAATACTTAGATGTGGGTGGTGGTTTAGGTGTCGATTATGACGGTTCCCAAACCAATTTCTATGCCTCAAAAAACTATAATATGCAGAACTACGCCAATGATATTGTGGCGGAGTTAAAAGATACTTGTACGGAGCGCAACATTGCCGTACCCACCTTAATCAGTGAAAGTGGCAGGGCGATCGCCTCCCATCAGTCTGTTCTCATCTTTGATGTTCTCAGTACCAGCGAAATTATCGCGGAAACACCAGAACCACCCAAGGAAGGAGAACCCCCAGTTATTACCTATCTCTGGGAAACCTATCAATCTATTAACGACGAAAATTTCCAGGAGTTTTACCACGACGCTGCTCAATTTAAAGAAGAAGCTATCAGTCGTTTCAATCTGGGAATTCTCACTCTCACCGAACGGGCTAAAGCTGAACGTCTATACTGGGCTTGTTGCCACAAAATTCTCAGTATTATTAGAAAATTAGATTACGTACCTGATGAGTTGGAAGACTTAGAAAAAATCATGGCTTCCATCTATTACGTGAATCTGTCAGTGTTTCAATCGGCACCGGATTGTTGGGCGATCGACCAACTATTCCCCATCATGCCCATTCATCGCTTGAGTGAAGAACCAAATCGTAGGGGTATTTTAGCAGACTTAACCTGTGATAGTGACGGCAAAATTGACCGTTTTATCGATTTGCGTGATGTTAAATCTGTTCTGGAATTGCACGAGTTTCAACCCGGTGAACCATACTATCTAGGAATGTTCCTCAATGGAGCATACCAAGAAATTATGGGTAATTTACATAACTTGTTTGGTGATACCAACGCAGTACATATTCAGCTCACACCCAAAGGTTACCAAATTGAACACGTAGTCAAAGGGGACACCATGAGCGAAGTTGTTAGTTATGTACAATACGACTCGGAAGATATGGTGGAAAATATTCGCCAGCGCTGTGAAAAAGCGTTAGAGGAAAAACGCATTACCCTCGCTGAATCCCAGCGATTGCTACAAACCTACGAACAAAGTCTCAGAAGATATACCTATTTGTATCCTTAG